The region ATCGCCTCTACGATCGGATTATCGACTACCAGTTCTGAACGATATCTGGTATAAAATCCTGTGAATATTCCTTCAGCTTTGTAGAATGGCATTGTCTTGTAAGTCCCGACGTAGGGTATTTAGAGAGATTGCATCACAGTCATACGTTAATTGGCTGGTATATGATTCTACTCCGCTGTACGATCGCACGTCTCTCTATGCACTGGAATCGGATATTCGTGTCGTTGCAGAAACATGGTTCAAACAGGACGAACACAAGGCAGTCGAACCGTTCGTTCACTCATTGCCACTCGCATACATCCGGTTCGATGCCCACGACCGATACGCAGGTCCGACGACCTATGAGATGGAGATACTGTTTCGGCTGTTCCTGCTGAAAGAATGCTACGGCTGGGACCACGAAACTGACCTCATCGAGTACCTCACCCAACACCCTGATTTCTGCGAACAGATAGGCTTGGAGTCGGTGCCGAACCAGTCGACACTGTGGCGCAGCTGGCACCATCGCTTCACTACTGATCTCCAAGACACCGTCAAGACCGCGGCTCGAACAACCCTCACCAAAGCGCAGAACGCGGGTGTCGCTGTTCCACGAGAGCCAGAACGACAGAGCCGCAGTCGCGGTGACGAGAATGAGGAATCAGACCCCGATAACCAGACAGTATTAGAGCAAGCAGAGACAGTCACTGAGCAGGTGAGTCGCGTCGCCCTCCCCGCGTTCTCACTGGACCGTGGTGAGGGGTGTGAGATCCACGAAAACGCCTACTGGGGCCTCCAGACCTATCTGGGCCTCCGTGAGAATCTCGCCGTCAACGAGGGCGCTCGGAGCTTCATCCATGAATCCTCTCGAGACCGGACGCCGCTCGGTCATGCTCATCGCGAGCATGTACGCGGCCTCTCAATCGAACAGATTCGAGAGATGTACCGGCAAGCCGTTGGCCGACTGCTGGACAAGGTAGCAGAGACTGAGGAGTTCTTCCGGGCCGGCATCGTTGCCATCGACATTACTGAATCTGACCCCTTCACCGGAGATCGAGCCGGGCACGAAGACGAAATCATCGGAACCAAAGAGAAGACCGACCAATACGCCTACCAGTGGGCCACCATCCAGCTGGTCGGGAACGCTGTTCCAATCGTATTAGATGCGCGCCCAGTTCGGAAAGGGGACACGCGCAAGGAAATCGTCGAGGACCTCTTGGACTCGGCTGAGGCAGTTGTTCACGTCGATAATGTGCTGATGGATCGGGAGTTCGATAGCCAGCACATCCTGGAGATGCTGAGTCAGCGCAGCCTCTCTTACGTAGTCCCCAAGCGGATGCAGACCAGCGAGAAAGCCCAGGCTAAGCGACTACTCAAACGGGGGAAGGACAGGTATGAGACCGACCGGAAGCTACATCTCGGCAACAACGAGTGGCACTTGACGACGTTGATCTACCGCCGGAAAGAGAATTCCGAACACGACGATCACAGACAGTACTCGGTGTTCATGACGAACCGAGGCAGTGGCCTTCTCACTGAGTACGGCTACCGGTGGGAAATCGAAAGCGGCTACAAATCGATCAAGCGGTTCATGGCCGCCACAACGTCGAAGCATTTCGGACTCCGGTTCTTCTACTTCGCGTTCGCGTGTCTCCTGTACTCGATCTGGCGAGCGGTGGACCTGCTTGTACAGGTCGAATTGACTGATGAATACGACCACTCGCCAATTGTGACAGCCGACAACACGCTGACGCTGGTGAAGAAGGAAACGGGAATCGGATAGTGAGGGTACTCTCTCCGTGGTAGCGCGTCGTCTGAGTGGCTACACTATCCGGAGTCTCGGGAATCTCCTGGATTAGTTGCCTGAGAAACAAGAACGGCCGTTCAGAAAGCGATCTGAAGCAGATTCCGCTTGTCGATTCTGCCGAAACAACGCATCACAGGCCCGCTAAACCCGGTGTAGTCTCAACTTGCACATTCTTCGCGTCCTTTTAAGGCTACAAATGAAACTGGAAATTCTGGGAGCTGGTGAGTCCACAATCGGCGCGAACACAGAACAGGATCGACTTACCGACTGACTATTGATTGAACTACTGACAGACACCACGAAAACACGCGAAAATGAACAGCGCAGCCGCTACCGAATCAGTAGACCCGGAGTGAGAAAAGCGTTACCCGAACTCCCGTAGGAAGTCGCCTAACGCCCGC is a window of Halobacterium hubeiense DNA encoding:
- a CDS encoding transposase; this translates as MALSCKSRRRVFREIASQSYVNWLVYDSTPLYDRTSLYALESDIRVVAETWFKQDEHKAVEPFVHSLPLAYIRFDAHDRYAGPTTYEMEILFRLFLLKECYGWDHETDLIEYLTQHPDFCEQIGLESVPNQSTLWRSWHHRFTTDLQDTVKTAARTTLTKAQNAGVAVPREPERQSRSRGDENEESDPDNQTVLEQAETVTEQVSRVALPAFSLDRGEGCEIHENAYWGLQTYLGLRENLAVNEGARSFIHESSRDRTPLGHAHREHVRGLSIEQIREMYRQAVGRLLDKVAETEEFFRAGIVAIDITESDPFTGDRAGHEDEIIGTKEKTDQYAYQWATIQLVGNAVPIVLDARPVRKGDTRKEIVEDLLDSAEAVVHVDNVLMDREFDSQHILEMLSQRSLSYVVPKRMQTSEKAQAKRLLKRGKDRYETDRKLHLGNNEWHLTTLIYRRKENSEHDDHRQYSVFMTNRGSGLLTEYGYRWEIESGYKSIKRFMAATTSKHFGLRFFYFAFACLLYSIWRAVDLLVQVELTDEYDHSPIVTADNTLTLVKKETGIG